The Nematostella vectensis chromosome 6, jaNemVect1.1, whole genome shotgun sequence region ATTTTCACTAGAGAACAATCAGCAAATAAAAACTTTACTTCTACCAATAACTATGATCTAGACAAAATCATAGTGGCACCACTATTTAGGCCAACACCCTCAGAACCGCGATAGTTCAGTTGGCAACCTAATAGAAGTTGGCAACTAAATGGACTTTGGCAAATACAGCCCTCAAGTAAGGAATTGATGTTTAACAACTAGTTGAGGTACCACTGCATTCTGTATTTAATagcagcattttttttaaaaaaggcctCCTAATTTAAGCTGTAAAGAATCTGTaactcataaaaaaaatcaatgttCACCTTGTTTTAGACTTTATTCATAACTtactttatttcaattttaacTGAATACTGACAGTGAATTTCAGTTGGTTTTTATCCCAATGAAAACAAGGTTCTTTACAATATAATTATTTCTATATATTAGTACTATCTGCTCTAAACAgtatagaaataaaaacagtttCCAGTTTCTTGGAGGCTCGTACGAATACTCTCAAGAACTACTCACATTTCTAGAGATAAAATCAACAAATATAAAGTTGTTGATCTGAGGGTATgagaaatacaataaaatttatTGGGGAATAAATGAAATGTTATCAGAGTGGATAGTCCTGCCCTCAGTGCCAGGGGTTAAGAGCTTGGTTATACCTGGCCTCCAACACAAATGGTAGGACATTTCCACAATTAGAATAatgaaagttaaaaaaaaaaaaactgaaaaaagaaTGCCCCAAACCAAGGGGGATAAAAGAATATTAGCAACATGAATGAGACTAGAGTTAAGTGGTAACATCTGAGCTTTAGTTGGCATCACTTTTAGTCACAAGGACCACAAATTGCACAAAATAGAAACACAGCACTAGTAGAGTGTTTCTACACTTGCACTTCCAAGCTCTTCTTCTGGGGCGATCACTTACACTACACAGGGCGAATCACTTCTAGTAATGAGCTATTCCAGGCTAAAACACCTTTCTGAAGAAGGTAATGACCTTTATGACCTATTTTATTTACCTAATATAGCGGAAGCTCTGGCTTTACACCTTGACTAGGTCACCAGAATTAActtaaaaatgcaaaaatggtaaaaatgCAATCCTGCACATGTCTTACTGTAAATTAAGCTGACCATGAAATAATCCAATTGGGATGTAAGGCAAGAACGCATCAACAGATGAATCTGTCTGTAAGAgctcttaattttttttcaattcaaatGATTGCTTTTGATCCACCATTTAAGTTCAGCACtcataaaataaaactgtTCCATACAGTGCTCACAGCACCAAAGATTGTCTGTTGAAGGCTTACTCTGCCTTTTTCGTTTCTTCGTGTTGATCATCTCGGCCTCGTTTGCTGAATTTCTTCTTTAGTGCATCTTTAAagctcttcttcttcttgacCTTTTGTCCTGGCTTGGTCGGGCTGTCAGGTTCGGGAGAATCCGCAGTTGGTGATGATCCCTCGCCATCGGCTTCATCCCTGTGATCAGCTTCATCGCTCTTCTCACCATCATGATCTTCGTCTTCATCCCCTGGAGGTTTCAGGGCCTCCACTTCTTTGCCATCGATAAACACTTGCTTATTCTCTGTGACCTTGGTTTCTTCCTTTCTTTCTCCATCCTTGTCTGTGACTCTTGTCACTACTACTGTTGTCTGCTTGACCTCCTTTTTGTGCACAACACCCTCTCTGTCTTCTTCATCAAAGGCTCCTTTCTCAAAATCGGGAGAGGATTCTTGGACTGTAACATGCTTTGTCTGAATGATCACATCATCTACCTTCTCCTGTAAAtgttgaaaatattggagaaAAGTATTGTTTGTATAATTACAATAAATGCAGGGAGCATAGCTTTAAAAATCCAACTTCACTTTCAACTAAGTTATCTATATTATCAAATTATTTTGTGGGCTCTCATTCAACAGTAACTAAGCTTCAATGAGCTTGAGTTGGGTCAAAAACATACTCATGCATGGAAATTTAAACCAAGGGGATATTTTATAGGAAACTTTAATTCCAAGTCCTGACCTTGACATCATCCTTATATTTCTTCTCTGGTTTCTGATCCTTGATAATAATGGACTCATCCTTCTCCTCTGGTAATTTGTCTTCATCTTTCTTGTACTCAGTGGACTTGACGGGGGTGTTCAACCACTTAAGGCGGTTGCGGTACGTGTTTGCACGGCCAGTTGAATGAGACCGACTGACACCTTTCTGGTCGCTATCAGGTGTGAAAAACAGTTGTGCACGTGTTGAAGTGGTGGTTGCTGGCGAGGTGACATCCCGGGCTTGTGTTTTGTCGCTGACAAAGACTTCAGGGTTCTTGTACACATAACCTGTTCTATAACCCTGGTGATAAACATAAAACAATTAGATATCAATAGGTAGGCCCACATACCCACAAAGTCACAGTATTACTGAATATTGCAATTTGAAGTGGCATAAAACGTTTggtatgcattttttatgGTATGCATCATTGAAGAAATACTCAATGTAAGCACAGCAAAAAAATTTGAGTTGAAAAATGTATTAAGTATAATATACATACACATCCCATTTTAACAGTAAGTTGAACATAACTCAAgctctttattttatttcaaatctgGCATAATATACTAAATGGAATTCTTCATACCCTAGAGTCAAGCATTCGCATCCAGGCTTCAAACTCCAGTTCTCCGTGCTTCCACTTGGAGCCTTTAGAGTCTGTGATATTTTCTCCACCTGTAACCTCCAACACTTTCTCCCGTACTTGCTCACTAACTTTGATCAGATTATCAACTCCAGCAGACATAGCTCGCACCTACAAAAAttgatgttttaaaaatataccTTCAGAAAACTGTTCTATCTAGAAGTTAAAGGcatgtataaaaatattttcaattgttgttgttgttgaacaATTTAAATCTGGTCAAATCTTGGATGATCATTTCAGTTTAACAATACCTGATATTCGCAAGACAGAACACACATGTGTGCAAGCATGAAAGCTTCTTCTATTGTGTCACCTGCAATAACCATTCCATGGTTACGCAGCACCATCACCTGAACAAAAGAAATAGACAGCATGCTTAACACAGATGGGCTGATACAAAGTCATGCAATGACTTGAAAAAATAGTCAAAGCTTCTCATTTTATCAAATAGTAATTAAAATGACTTAATCAACCATGGAGGTTGATTTTCAATGTTAGGCCtacatgttttttatttattataatttgttttgtttgttactGTCAATTATTGGTTTATGCCATTAttcatttgtttattattgtaaATCATAAGGTTGTGTGAGTGGCCTTCAAGGCACATTTTTTATCACTTGACAGATCTAGAAAATAATGACAATTGCTTGTGTTGTTCATTATTTTTTGGTTCCACTTTaatgtataaaataaaattgaataaaataaaaatcagtaAAATATTTAATGCTAGTTTTTGGACACTAGCTTTATAGTCATTATCAAGTTGAGAAAGACAAATAGACAGTACCTTGCTTTTTTCTCCTAATTCATTTATTATGGCATCTTTTTCATTCTCATCTAGCAAGATTCCTCGGAAGTCGTGGTAGGCGATCTCTCcaagcttttaaaaaaaccAAGATCATCTTGCATTAGTAAACATAATTACAATGCTTAATTcttgaatataaaaataagtACTACACCCATGTACAAGTTACAATAGGTTATGGTATGCTTTGGTCATGTTCAACTATGTGCAAGTAGGAGATAATAATGCCAGGGTTCAAATAGTGGCTGGCTGCCGGCAATAGCAGgctgttttctggtctttgtctgatttttttctgtattccccTCTCATATTTTGAGTATGCAGGCTTTTATCCCACCAAAATCCACAAAGCCGACAAAATCTAGCAgatctaaaaaaattattttgaaccctgaaTGCTGTACATCATTGGAAAGCAGTCATATTTTCTCATGAAAAACATGTTTTAGGCAGGTAAAGTACAGCTCCTTTAGGCCAAGGTAAGCAAAGTTTTAATAACAAGCAATGTAAAATAACAATATGTAGTACATACCATGCTTGCCTCTTGGGTGATTGGTAGGATTCCATACTCTGTTGAAGCAACCTGATAAGAAATTTTGAATGATCACTTTAAGGCTAGGCAAGAATTCTTGGTGACATACCTTGGATGCTCTGCTAGTGGTAGTATGAAAAACAAAGCCAAAAAACTACTTCAAAAAAGATCAGCAAAGGCAAGTATACTAAACAGACATATCACAAGTGATTTTCTTGTGCATGTATTTTAATTgggaaaaaaatgtaaaaataaatacaagtaCTAAGATAACCCTATGTTATAGCTGTGTTTATCTAATAAAAAGCTAAAAATTGTCGCAAAGGAAAACAGAGATAAGTGCACTACCTATACACTGTGGTTTTATTTAGTTTCAGAGTAGGAGGTGGAGATAAGTAGGAGgtggtattttttattttattttattagttcaaataaaagtTAAATCCCCCCTTTTTTGCATACAGTTGAAAATAGCTGGTAGTTGCACAGGCTACTGGGGCATGATGAAATCCCAGATATATATGTACATATTCATCAAAAGGCAATTTCTTGATAAGCAAACTACAGTAAATGGGATGCAACCAAATTCAAGGATGAGGGGGGAAAAGCAAAAAAACGGCAGAATTGTGACTACTTTTTTGTTCCTATAACTTTATTCATGTACCTGCATTTAAGATTATTGCCCAATACATAAATCAATTTGTCTATTCACATATTCACATTGTCATTCTTTAGGTTTCACACAGAAAGCAATAAAATAGAGCCAAAACAACAGTTTGTCCAGAAGCAAAGAGATAACTTAAAATCGAAATatgaaaaagtttttttttttatcaaatgcaTTACCATTAAACCTAGCACAACACGCTACACTCACACCTTAGCATTCGGGGTGGTTATCGCAATTTCATTAAGAATTCTCAGTAGGAACATCTAATCTAATTATGATTTAAATTTCCTTAAAGAATAAATGCTCCAATATAACTAGAGAACATAACTAAACTTAGTTACTCTGACCAGTTCAAATGGCAAGAAAAATCATCTCGCAAAACTATTATATGTGTAGGATTTGTTGTTCTGAAAATATTGAGATTTTACAATGtatatgttgtggtttgaaatgcttcttggtttgaaattgttaaaaccagtttgaaaaaaattcaaaccatgccacatttgttgtggtttgaaatgcttcttggtttgaatttttttcaaactggttttaacaatttcaaaccaagaagcatttcaaaccacaacatataTGAACATTATATAATCTTGTGCCAGATGTGCAAATTTTTAAGTCTCAACAAAGACCAAATCTTGTTAGAAAAGCAAAACATCTCAAATCAACTGTAGCaagaaaagaatgaaaaaaatcTTAGATGGGTACTGAATACAAGTGCACAGGGGGCTGAGAGAGACTAAATAATATCTTCCTTTTCCCCTCACTTTTCAAGAGAGAAGtctgtacaaaaaaaatcatctatTGGAATCTTATTCAGTCTGGTAAAGCCAATCATTTATCAGTGTTTATAACAATAAATGATATAATCACAAGTCTGGATTCTTGAATTTGATTTTTGAATTGTGATAATCAAAAATTTTGGGGGTAAGACAATCTTCAATTGTTGAATAATGAAAGAAAGTTGTCTTCCGACTTGAAGAATTTTATTTCTCatgtaaacaaacaagaaCTGCAAAACACTGGAGAATAAGCTGATGGAAGCATTAGATAAGATGGAAAATGCATAACACAGGAATGTTGGTGTCCCTGATTGGTACAGTAAGTTTCACATTTGCTGATAGGTTAACTTGATATCAAAACTTGAGTGTGCAGAGCTCTTCTAGTTGAAACAAATGATTAGATACATGAGATATTTGTTGTTGGTAATAACCTGGTACAAGAGTATCACTGATGATACAGATGCCTGAATGCTACTGAATTTCAAGACTAAAATTCTGATGAGTTGCACTATTAGAGGTAAAACTACAtgatacaagaaaaaaaaacagtttctGATAAACAAATATCAGTTTGTGATAAAGAATGTGTAAACAGATAGAGAGTGAGTGAATTCTCAACTAGAAAAATTAGTTCACAGAAACTGTTaataaaacttcaaaaaaatCATCAACGTTGGCAGTCTATTGAGAGCACATCAATTTTTAAAATCACGATACACCTAGTAAACAAGCTAATCTACAACTTGATTATAGCAATTATAGCTTTATACAGTGAGAGCAGTATTTGAAATGGATGTTTAAATCTGCATTCTCATGGAGGAGGACTTCATTATAAACACTGTCTGCCCAGGGACAGGTGGCACAAGGCTGTAGACTAATATATTTATCGGACTTGGGCTTGGTTTATGCAGAACCAGCATTTAACGTTCCACTTTACACCCACACCTTCAGTAATTTTAGGTACTTCTTGAAATTTAAACCTGAAATAGCTTCCCATATTTGATTGAAGTTTCTTAGCAGATAACAATGCACAGGCTCAATTAAAATTTAATAGTTAACCACCACATGAAAATTCATCTTGTATTTATTTGGTGTTGAGGCTTCTTTTGCTCATATAAGTGGGATAAAGACATTATTAGCATTTGGGACTGCATTCGTGGAGAAATACTATATAATAACTGCCAGTGACGATGGAAAATAAGCAATTCTGCAATTGAAGGTTTATTTGATCAAATTGCAGAACACCCCACAGAGTTGATAGCCCTGTCCGGGTTTGCAAAATACAGTCTTTTTCAGAGGGGTTAAAAGAAACGATTATTTTGGGGTGACTTTTGTCTAGTTTTAGAAAGAAACCATTAAATTTGTGAAAATGCTTATCAGAACACACTGGGCGATTTTGACAGGGAAAGATTAGAAGGAACGTTCCAGCATCATGCAAGCACACACTTCAAGCACATGTTGTTCCAACACAATAAAACTCACACAGAAAAGtaacagataaaaaaagggTTAACAACGCGCTTCTGTGTGAAATGACAACCGAGAAAGATGAAATGGACAtatcctggaaaaaaatattatggaGTTTGTAGATTTCATCTCCGTTGGGGAGAAAGGACGCAGTGAATAAGAAACTCAGAATTTTTGTGATGTTTGTTTCTATGGAAAATGAAGTAATGGTCTTACCGCTACACAGGCTGGCTGATGGATGTGAATGACACAGGCGATATCTTTTCTTGCACTGTGTACTGCCGAGTGAAGAACCAAACCGGCTCGGTTTACGCCGAGGTTTGTGCTACCACCGTCGACAATGTTGCCCGCGAAATCCACCTTGACTAGGCTTGAAGCAGTCACTTCGTTGTATAACAAGCCGAAAGGATTGAGAAGATAGTGGTCCTCGTCGTTCGAGGCTCTAGCCTGCAAATAGAGGCAATTTGTAGGCAAAAATTAAACCCAATAAATCTCATGGTCGCATCTCTTTGTCTGTCTTCGCGTTGCTCTCTTGGGGCTTACGAGACTTTATCACGAAAATTACAGATATTCATAATACGAACAAATAAGACTTATAAACCACACCAAAAGAGGTTTACTCACTTCAAAACATCACATCTAACCTGAAATAAGCCTTAAGTTGGGAATTGTAGGGCCTTTTCAAACGCTCCATTGAAACAACACGAGGGGTGTTTTGGCACTGTTATTGTGAACGACACTGGTGGATGGAAAAATTCAACTACTGACTAAGGTTGTCAAAAATGCCAAAAACAGGGCAACAGGTCTAATGCTGTATGCCGATCTATTCAATACTCACAGTTATATGGCCATAGATCCCAATAGACCAGCCAAACAAATCTACAAGACGGTAGACTGCGGCGAGCTTGCAACGTAGTAGCCGCTCTTGCTTCGAGTAGTTGAGGGTATCGGAACCACGAATATCTGCAATCGGAGTGACCATTCCGCCGGCCATTCCTCCACTATACGATGGTACAAGGAAGTCTTGGTAAGTGCGAATGCCTTCGCTGGCTGGACGTGGTCCATTGTGCACGAAATTTTCGACGATATCCTCTAATTCTTCACGTAGAACCTTGTCGTTGAGAACAAGGGACACTCTCTGGCGAAGCTTTAGACCGCGCACATCTCGTAGAACATCGTCGGGTCTACGGACTGCTTTGCTCCTCGCTGGCGCGCTCAAACGGCGGGCCTTCATTTCAGTGATAGCTCTGCCTGATTTGGAGGCAGACATCGTGAAGAATGCTCGAGAAACTCAGCCGACAAGAGCGAGAAGGCAAAGAATCATACACGATCACACCTTCTTGCAACGCCCAAACAGTTCGCAAGCGGCTCAGACACGCATGCGTAAAGTATGACCCCCGCGAACAATACCGTAATATGATTGGTCAAAAGCCGTCACGTGGGGCTAATCGAGGTCACTTTCTACCTCTCTGGTTCCATTGACTCTATACTAATCAAGCGGTAGCAATTACCAGAAATTTTGATTTGCAAATTCAAAACTACATTTATTATTCTAATGTAGCTTCATGTTAGCTTGGATACTTCAAGTTTTTGCGGAAGTTTTACTTGCGAAAGCACTATCGGATTCATCAGTAGAGAAAATAATGAACGCTTACAGCCTCCATTTGTTATGGCTCAGAGATAAATAGTGCACGTGtatgttgttgtctttttaaatagaaggagtaaaaatattttagccAATCTGATTGATAGATAGTGCTGGTATGTCCTGATACACCGCTATTTCTAACAGACGGCGCTGTATATAGAATGATGCCTGCGAATTAAAGAGGATTTTCTAAACGCACGGAAGGCTTGCGGAGTCACGAGTGCTTCCCACCTTCCGAGTTTAAAATTACCGTCGGAAAATAAACACCCGCAAATGATGTGTGTGAACAAAACCAGCACAATCCTAGAACACGCGATAAATACTATTGGAGGGCTTATGAAAAAGTAccgacgaaaaaataaatgacaaaACATGTGAGTTTGGGAGGCAGTTTTCTAACCCTTTAAAAATCTGTGTTCTGTCATATGACGCTGCTGGAGTTATAGTCCGTCCTGTAATTAAAATTACAGGCAGAAACACGATAACAAAGTCAAGATAGCGGATGAGGTAGATTTGACTGATGGAAAAACAATCGGGCCTGCATTGACAATCGAGCCTGCGTTTCGCCTTGGGCATCCGCACTCCAGTCTACTTTATAATCAATCTCGTTCCCATTTTCGCCATACTGAAAATTACCCAAAAGATCCTGAAAACGAGGTGGGGGGACCGGGTCCGTTCATAgacgcgaatcgcccctccgaccccccccccccccccccccccccagccccattttaggcttgggaggtgcgctgggcccctccgaaacccccccccccctccccccccccagccacATTCcaggcttgggaggcgcgcCGCGCCCCTCAGACCCCCCCCAGCCCCATTCCAGGCTTGGGAGACGCGCCGCGCCCCTCCGACCCCCCCAGCCCCATTTTAGGCCTGGGAGGCGCGCcgcgcccctccgggcctcccagccccattttaggcttgggaggtgcGCTGGGCCCCCCCGACCCCCCAGCCCCATTTCAGGCTTGGTAGGTGCACTGGGCCCCgccgagccccccagccccgtctcatgCAGATGAGGCcccgcgtagattaataattgctaattatcaatctacgtcgggaccacttcgcgtagataaataattggcaattactaatctacgtcgggaccagttcgcgtagataaataattagcaatggttagcaatcattaatctacGGAGGGACTGGGGCCTTTCATAGAAGCgagtgggaaccttgcaattagacccccgtctgtcctgtagtataTGCACATGTGCGTACGTACGTATATATACACATGTGCATAGCATTGGGTTGGGCCGCcaccctacggagcgcggaattaccgtttttcggccgtaaattcaaagccgctggcgtggcgtttaaacctgagctttactcgaacacctcgctcccgaactctctttttcatcttttcgcgtgttTCCAGGGAGAgccctttcctgcttttttttctcacgagatgcgaggccgtgtcgagctctgatagcggccttgagcgcgtagtatctctcttgttcccgaagtattagccgaaactcttcgtctgagaaatgcccgtcttgcagagccttagagaccagctcgctgatcgagtttttcttactctccgctaaaaccatcgtgtcttcgtgtttagacaccttgctcgtaagacccctagagactacccccgcgcccgctcccacgacaccgaccagcccagcgacccctgccagcggaccgccgatcagaacccctatcccactcaaagagacccctaccccggcgctggaaagcgcccctgcagcgatgcctgatgccacagacacagcatgggtaacggcaaaggcgcgcttatactttttccgcacctgtcgaccATCACCATCTCgctgtctagaaccgcctgagtgtcacatattttctggagtcggaagctttgcacgtcgccgccgacgcctgccggaacggcaggtGTCATGTGCGTACCCTTTGGGGGGCAAAcactgggaagcgaggggtgTATGGCACcactgctaacgtcgctgtttgccatgtctGTTACGTCGGagctaggttagctctaatacaagtcgaacaggcttgcccttaaagtccacccgtctaacGCAGTCATCCCTTGAcccatatttggatactcgagacaaactcagaggaagatgctgcgacacaaacgggtgcgtcgggtccatagacgactttctcgtgcggcctcccgcaaGTTTCTAGGCAATCGAGAACGTTTGATGGCTCGCCTAAGGAGAGACATTGCGTGCgatctacgatatcgcagcagatgtagagggcctctattttcggcaaagccaccttaagtgccccccccccccccccccccaaggggagtgcgaggccccgctcccccaactgatcgtctttagcctctaggccaattagtgcgcaaagctcggcattcaggaacgcaacgccattggacatgagcgcgatcttcccggtgaggggatcaAGCTCCGCGGTCAGAATattgctttcagcgcggttgatcgtttccacgatggactcggccgtgtggtgcccggctggcagagtagcgatgggcgggagggcggctatagtcgttatctgatgctcccgctcgagattataccagctgttaaacagcgagcactgccggagcgccacgaagcgtgggcgccttgtCGGCCGCTCGAAGAAGAGCTTCTGTTCGCCTTTGGTGAGCACAATATGTAGGatcaccattgtgttgaacacagCCCGCCTTCGTTTTTAACCGGACTGAGcttggattgggaaggctggcggatgctgacgAGGAGGCGACCCCCCGAAGGGGGGCGGAAGAGACGAAAAAGGCGGCaactgcggcgggagcctctatagccgaacatatcaaacacgctatagctgAACAAGTCAAACACGCAAaacccggtttccctaggtctctgaccctcacgcaaaagctgctctacgccgtgcccgcgacccccgtggagagcacggcctcagacatcaacccactactcacgcagctagagaaacacgtggctgaggacaaatcattcacgactaggttccgagacatattcaaagagacagtagtcacgcacaagtccgccaaggaggcgggtcagatcgacatactgcttaggtttgtctccgctgtCTTCggaggcactaatacgctaatcatactcgacgactgtgcggcctcgaaagacgtaaagaggtgctctgaccagctcgtcaacttggcgttcagcgcgcgccacgtgggtattagcgtgtgggtgatcacgcagcagctcaccagcatcacgaagccgttccgtgagaacatcgcggccttggtggtcttctattcgccgagcaaggcggacatgaaagctatcctgcatgactacggcgcggagctctcagaagagaagatgaaagagtgcatgaaggccctcaagacgaaaaagttctcgaagttagagttttgcttgcgtcacccttataccatcgacCTAGTTGAAGGGTAAGAGCAGTAAACCACCGCccacgtatacgtatacgtatacgtatacgcatctatcacaccgccctcaaggcacgtgaaacgtacacacgtgttgcaccctaggatgcatgatgagcgacgaatactttgagagtcttcttgagggggacgctcccggccgtcgagtcgttggGCTGCTCGACgcagcctgccggaacggcaaccggaggtgagcaaactgagataACAGACGCGAgagagaaactcgcgattctcgtagcctcagggaagtcgagagaaatggtaggcaaggccctgactcacgacgtcgtcaaacgcatgagcgccgaggaggtgaggaagtacgagaagcgatacgagactgctctagccagccggactacagacgcactggcagacagctttctgaagcttacgaccaagctagtaggcatgacgctgccgatagacagtgtggtcgatctccacaatgacctagtgtccgactacatcattaACAACaagctccgcacattgtgcggaagcctgtctctacgctgcggtcgtttgatggctttagccgtcggggcgttacacgtCATGGGAACACCGccggcaagcgctgacacgcgttgtcaacacgaggtagcagtcgcggactcaCTTGAAAAATCtgtcaaaaattaaaaaaaaaatactaaaactacCAAAGACCTAATCCAAATATGTACAATTAT contains the following coding sequences:
- the LOC5514567 gene encoding alpha-adducin, which translates into the protein MSASKSGRAITEMKARRLSAPARSKAVRRPDDVLRDVRGLKLRQRVSLVLNDKVLREELEDIVENFVHNGPRPASEGIRTYQDFLVPSYSGGMAGGMVTPIADIRGSDTLNYSKQERLLRCKLAAVYRLVDLFGWSIGIYGHITARASNDEDHYLLNPFGLLYNEVTASSLVKVDFAGNIVDGGSTNLGVNRAGLVLHSAVHSARKDIACVIHIHQPACVAVASTEYGILPITQEASMLGEIAYHDFRGILLDENEKDAIINELGEKSKVMVLRNHGMVIAGDTIEEAFMLAHMCVLSCEYQVRAMSAGVDNLIKVSEQVREKVLEVTGGENITDSKGSKWKHGELEFEAWMRMLDSRGYRTGYVYKNPEVFVSDKTQARDVTSPATTTSTRAQLFFTPDSDQKGVSRSHSTGRANTYRNRLKWLNTPVKSTEYKKDEDKLPEEKDESIIIKDQKPEKKYKDDVKEKVDDVIIQTKHVTVQESSPDFEKGAFDEEDREGVVHKKEVKQTTVVVTRVTDKDGERKEETKVTENKQVFIDGKEVEALKPPGDEDEDHDGEKSDEADHRDEADGEGSSPTADSPEPDSPTKPGQKVKKKKSFKDALKKKFSKRGRDDQHEETKKAE